Proteins encoded together in one Vibrio lentus window:
- a CDS encoding SURF1 family protein encodes MKNSKATNTTLNNNTKVDDAIVITPNRLIDDEHKFRSKGFWAAVVLTVVSVGILIKLGLWQLDRGNEKLSYEQQLLERAQQSPKDLELVISDWQRGNTQTQVDLTRQIWNGQKVNITLAAQSGLVLLLDNQINQGVVGYVIYMLGNIQSQGADKRILIDLGFVAASNDRRELPKLGDIVLPTTMSGRLYTRSINPLSQTLGLEETTPKRIQNLNIEELSQYTKQEVMTFVFQPQNLDSWPYEFLWRPTAMKSEKHFGYSVQWFVMAGVLLFLMVLIGYRYMKGTPKVGD; translated from the coding sequence ATGAAAAACAGCAAAGCGACCAATACAACTTTAAATAACAACACAAAGGTAGATGACGCCATAGTGATAACTCCAAACCGATTGATTGATGATGAACACAAGTTCCGCAGTAAAGGTTTTTGGGCAGCGGTTGTTTTAACTGTGGTTTCAGTCGGCATTTTAATCAAGTTAGGTTTGTGGCAGTTAGACCGAGGTAACGAGAAACTAAGCTATGAACAGCAATTGTTAGAAAGAGCTCAGCAATCGCCCAAGGATTTAGAGCTAGTGATCAGCGACTGGCAACGCGGCAATACTCAAACTCAAGTCGATTTAACCCGTCAGATTTGGAACGGACAAAAGGTCAACATCACTCTGGCAGCACAAAGCGGTTTGGTGCTCTTGTTAGATAATCAGATCAATCAAGGTGTCGTTGGTTATGTGATTTACATGCTGGGCAATATTCAGTCGCAAGGTGCAGATAAACGGATTTTGATCGATCTTGGGTTTGTTGCAGCGAGTAATGATAGAAGAGAGCTACCGAAGTTAGGCGACATTGTATTACCAACCACGATGTCTGGGCGTTTGTACACACGGTCGATTAACCCTCTGAGTCAAACATTGGGTCTAGAAGAAACGACACCGAAACGCATTCAGAATCTTAATATCGAAGAGCTATCTCAATACACTAAACAAGAAGTTATGACCTTTGTTTTTCAACCGCAGAACTTAGATTCATGGCCTTATGAGTTTCTATGGCGACCAACGGCAATGAAATCTGAAAAGCATTTTGGTTACTCAGTTCAATGGTTCGTAATGGCAGGGGTATTGCTGTTTTTGATGGTGTTAATTGGTTATCGGTATATGAAAGGGACACCCAAGGTAGGGGACTAA
- a CDS encoding COX15/CtaA family protein: protein MQNGAPKLLMVIMRLTILLTLTVIVLGAYTRLSDAGLGCPDWPGCYGNLAVPSNATAISEANLQFPERALEADKAWIEMIHRYFAGSLGLLIFVVVAWCIKKNITSVGLPLLISATVIFQALLGMWTVTLKLMPVVVMAHLMGGFTLLSLLCLLYCRLSNVQHHFSESISHSPLKVWALFGLIVVVGQILLGGWTSSNYAALVCTQLPICEGNWMSYLDFKNAFDFAQHGHDNYEFGVLEYPARLTIHVMHRFGAIAATLTVLMIVYQLWKLEKGPQRKLALTLAIVLFAQVSLGISNVWFHLPISVAVLHNLVAALLLVTMVVTNFVVWQRQPSEYLMKNDVLQGGNHGH, encoded by the coding sequence ATGCAAAATGGAGCGCCCAAATTACTCATGGTAATCATGAGGCTGACTATTTTACTGACACTCACCGTTATTGTGCTCGGTGCTTATACTCGTTTGTCGGATGCTGGTCTTGGCTGCCCTGATTGGCCAGGATGTTATGGTAATCTGGCCGTGCCATCCAATGCCACAGCAATCAGTGAAGCTAATCTACAATTCCCAGAACGAGCTCTTGAAGCAGATAAAGCATGGATAGAGATGATACATCGCTACTTTGCTGGCTCACTTGGATTGCTTATCTTCGTGGTTGTTGCTTGGTGCATCAAAAAGAACATCACCTCTGTTGGACTTCCTTTGCTTATCTCCGCCACTGTGATTTTTCAGGCCCTGTTAGGTATGTGGACGGTTACTCTAAAGCTGATGCCTGTTGTGGTGATGGCTCACCTTATGGGCGGGTTCACGCTGCTGTCGCTGCTCTGTTTACTCTATTGTCGCCTGTCTAATGTCCAACATCACTTTAGTGAGTCTATTTCCCATTCTCCTCTTAAAGTCTGGGCATTGTTTGGGTTAATCGTTGTGGTTGGTCAGATATTACTAGGTGGATGGACATCGTCTAACTACGCCGCTCTGGTGTGTACCCAATTACCTATTTGTGAAGGTAATTGGATGAGCTATTTAGATTTCAAGAATGCCTTCGATTTTGCTCAACACGGCCATGATAACTATGAGTTTGGTGTGTTGGAATATCCCGCGCGATTAACTATACATGTTATGCACCGGTTCGGGGCTATCGCTGCCACACTTACGGTGTTGATGATTGTTTATCAGCTTTGGAAGCTTGAAAAAGGACCGCAAAGAAAGCTGGCTCTCACTTTGGCGATAGTGTTGTTTGCACAGGTCAGTTTGGGGATCAGCAATGTATGGTTTCACCTACCGATCTCGGTAGCCGTTTTGCATAATTTGGTGGCTGCTCTGTTACTTGTCACCATGGTTGTTACAAACTTTGTGGTTTGGCAACGTCAACCGAGTGAGTACTTGATGAAGAACGATGTATTACAAGGAGGTAATCATGGTCACTAG
- the cyoE gene encoding heme o synthase, producing MVTRTSTQHGVVVQGAVLSQEITASQEIASNGESAPKNELASKNKATWKVYLTLTKPKVVALMLLTALVGMCLAVPNGLPLQQALFGMIGIGLMAGSAAAFNHLIDKKIDGQMTRTNRRPLPSGELSSVRVFSFAAGIGLLGFVTLVVWVNQLTAWLTFASLLGYAVIYTMYLKRATPQNIVIAGIAGAMPPLLGWTAVTNELHSNAWLLVMIIFIWTPPHFWALAIHRRDEYAKVNIPMLPVTHGIAYTKTSILLYTLLLSIICILPVLVGMSSWIYLSASLVLNGGFVYHAWVLKYRDEPNMAMKTFKFSIYHLMILFVALLADHYLL from the coding sequence ATGGTCACTAGAACATCAACACAACATGGAGTGGTGGTTCAAGGCGCAGTTTTAAGTCAAGAGATCACTGCCAGTCAAGAGATAGCAAGCAACGGAGAAAGTGCTCCAAAAAATGAGCTGGCCTCGAAAAACAAAGCCACATGGAAGGTCTATTTAACGCTGACTAAACCCAAGGTAGTGGCTTTGATGTTACTGACGGCCTTAGTGGGTATGTGTTTAGCAGTGCCTAACGGATTACCTTTACAGCAAGCTCTGTTTGGAATGATCGGAATAGGGTTGATGGCGGGCTCGGCAGCGGCATTTAACCATTTGATCGACAAAAAGATCGATGGGCAAATGACTCGCACAAATCGACGACCTTTGCCGTCAGGAGAACTTAGCAGCGTACGGGTGTTTAGCTTTGCTGCTGGCATTGGTTTACTTGGCTTTGTCACGTTAGTGGTGTGGGTTAATCAACTCACTGCTTGGCTAACCTTTGCGAGCTTATTAGGGTATGCGGTGATTTATACCATGTACTTGAAGCGGGCTACGCCGCAAAACATCGTGATTGCAGGGATCGCAGGTGCAATGCCTCCGTTATTGGGCTGGACGGCGGTCACCAATGAGCTGCATTCAAACGCTTGGTTGTTGGTGATGATCATCTTTATCTGGACACCTCCGCACTTTTGGGCGTTGGCGATTCATCGTCGTGACGAATATGCCAAGGTGAACATTCCCATGTTGCCTGTGACGCATGGGATCGCCTACACCAAAACATCAATTCTGCTCTATACCTTGTTGCTTAGCATCATATGTATATTGCCGGTGTTGGTCGGTATGAGTAGCTGGATATATTTGAGCGCTTCTTTGGTGCTAAACGGCGGGTTTGTTTATCACGCTTGGGTACTTAAATATCGTGATGAGCCTAATATGGCGATGAAGACTTTTAAATTCTCCATTTATCATCTCATGATCTTGTTTGTCGCTTTGCTGGCGGACCACTATCTACTTTGA
- the gbpA gene encoding N-acetylglucosamine-binding protein GbpA: MKQLPKKSLIALSLLSVSGASFGHGYVSAYDNGVAESRVALCKFPASDTQEKNTNCGGIQYEPQSVEGPEGFPEVGPADGKIASAQSSLAAALDEQTADRWVKRPIKSGSQYFEWTFTANHVTNDWKYYITQPDWNPNQPLARSSFDLTPFCVVEGNGQQPPMQVSHLCNVPEREGYQVILAVWDVGDTAMAFYNVIDVKFDGDGPIIPDWDQGGQINPTQDLNIGDAVYTRVFDQSGENASYSTELVIESNEQGKANNWSYALASKINKEQAQIKAGQLNDQGDFAPVYGTNPVYLKAGSGFKSVEIGYKIDTPEPEHELAVTGLESEYIIDENQPTQLDLTLEATGDIQAELTVYNHHREALASQKSELADGQVEDVQLTLSKSEAGHHMLVVVTKDDQGNLVDQNTLDFHLMDEQTPPPAGDYDFVFPESIESYTAGTKVLSSDGGVYQCKEFPYSGYCVQWTPTATQYEPGVGSHWQDAWNKVD, encoded by the coding sequence ATGAAACAACTCCCAAAAAAATCACTCATCGCGCTATCGCTACTTAGCGTAAGCGGTGCAAGCTTCGGTCACGGTTATGTTTCGGCATACGATAATGGCGTAGCAGAAAGCCGTGTCGCGCTATGTAAATTCCCAGCGAGTGATACGCAAGAGAAAAACACGAACTGTGGCGGTATCCAATATGAACCACAAAGTGTAGAAGGCCCTGAAGGCTTCCCTGAAGTCGGCCCTGCCGATGGAAAAATCGCCAGTGCGCAATCATCTTTAGCGGCAGCGCTAGACGAGCAGACTGCAGATCGCTGGGTTAAACGTCCTATCAAGTCGGGCTCTCAATATTTTGAGTGGACGTTCACTGCCAACCACGTGACTAACGACTGGAAATACTACATTACTCAACCAGACTGGAACCCAAACCAGCCTTTGGCGCGCAGCTCTTTTGACTTAACACCATTCTGTGTTGTTGAAGGCAATGGGCAACAACCACCTATGCAAGTAAGCCACTTGTGTAATGTTCCAGAGCGCGAAGGTTATCAAGTGATCCTTGCGGTATGGGACGTGGGTGATACTGCGATGGCTTTCTACAACGTTATCGATGTGAAATTTGATGGCGACGGCCCTATCATTCCTGATTGGGATCAAGGCGGTCAAATCAACCCAACTCAAGATCTAAACATTGGTGATGCTGTTTACACTCGTGTCTTCGATCAATCGGGTGAGAACGCTTCATACAGCACAGAGCTCGTCATTGAGAGCAACGAGCAAGGCAAAGCAAATAACTGGTCTTACGCGCTTGCCTCTAAGATCAACAAAGAACAAGCGCAAATCAAAGCAGGTCAGCTGAACGACCAAGGCGATTTTGCACCCGTGTACGGCACGAACCCTGTTTACCTAAAAGCCGGTTCAGGCTTTAAGAGCGTCGAGATCGGTTACAAGATTGATACTCCAGAGCCCGAGCATGAGCTAGCAGTGACAGGCCTAGAATCTGAGTACATTATTGATGAAAACCAGCCAACACAGCTTGATCTAACATTAGAAGCAACTGGCGATATTCAAGCAGAACTGACGGTGTACAACCATCACCGCGAAGCACTTGCTTCTCAAAAATCAGAACTGGCAGACGGACAAGTTGAAGATGTTCAACTCACTCTGTCTAAATCGGAGGCTGGCCACCATATGCTTGTGGTTGTGACTAAAGATGACCAAGGTAACTTAGTGGATCAGAACACGCTTGATTTCCACCTAATGGACGAGCAAACACCGCCACCCGCTGGCGATTACGACTTCGTATTTCCTGAGAGCATTGAGTCTTACACAGCAGGTACTAAGGTACTAAGCAGCGATGGTGGCGTTTATCAGTGTAAAGAGTTCCCATACTCTGGTTACTGTGTTCAATGGACTCCAACAGCAACTCAATACGAACCAGGTGTTGGTTCACACTGGCAAGATGCTTGGAACAAAGTGGACTAA
- a CDS encoding DUF3313 domain-containing protein: MTPLKLLLLVATSIFLFGCAGGPIKTATKFTSYEDFSVGPDGGVDLVWVRIGLRDSQRLKAKLDEYDSVVIDQIFVLAEEGSLDQEEIQELTDHMVARLEEKISPHKTIVDEPTGNTLRLSIALSNVETPNPILAVTSSVLPFGLAMSTISKVTTGEHTNVGSASVELLVSDAQEGTPLFAAIDREAGNKDFSTMIDSLDDAKDAINYWVERLGDTLQRIEKA, encoded by the coding sequence ATGACACCTTTAAAACTTCTCTTGCTTGTTGCAACCAGCATCTTTTTGTTTGGTTGTGCAGGCGGCCCAATTAAAACTGCAACCAAATTCACCAGCTATGAAGATTTTAGCGTCGGACCTGATGGAGGCGTCGATCTTGTATGGGTGAGGATAGGGTTACGTGATTCACAGCGCCTGAAAGCCAAACTCGATGAGTACGACTCAGTGGTGATCGACCAGATCTTTGTGCTTGCAGAAGAAGGTTCGCTCGATCAGGAAGAGATTCAAGAGCTGACTGATCACATGGTTGCACGCTTGGAAGAGAAAATATCGCCCCATAAAACGATTGTCGATGAGCCTACCGGGAATACGCTGCGCCTAAGCATTGCCTTGAGTAACGTTGAAACCCCCAACCCCATCTTAGCCGTGACCAGTAGTGTACTGCCGTTTGGTCTTGCGATGTCTACCATATCTAAGGTCACGACCGGAGAGCACACCAATGTGGGAAGCGCCAGTGTTGAGCTCTTGGTAAGTGATGCTCAAGAGGGCACACCATTGTTTGCAGCCATTGACCGTGAAGCAGGCAATAAAGATTTCTCGACAATGATTGATTCACTGGATGATGCCAAAGATGCAATCAACTATTGGGTTGAGCGTTTAGGTGATACTCTACAAAGAATAGAAAAAGCCTAG
- a CDS encoding DUF3820 family protein: MLEKQNLIKLARMQMPFGKYAGRILIDLPEEYLLWFDKKGFPSGELGDLLKLCLALKIEGLDSVVKPLKRM; encoded by the coding sequence ATGCTAGAGAAACAGAACCTGATTAAACTTGCTAGAATGCAAATGCCATTTGGTAAATACGCTGGTCGTATATTGATCGATCTGCCAGAGGAATACTTACTGTGGTTCGATAAAAAAGGCTTTCCCTCTGGTGAGTTAGGTGACTTACTCAAGCTGTGTTTGGCATTAAAAATTGAAGGGCTTGATAGCGTTGTCAAGCCATTGAAAAGAATGTAA
- the aroG gene encoding 3-deoxy-7-phosphoheptulonate synthase AroG, with translation MFQTDDVRINKVKELLPPVAVLEKFPATEVASSTTFESRKAIHNILEESDDRLLVIVGPCSIHDTEAALEYGKRLKVLRDELGDNLEIVMRVYFEKPRTTVGWKGLINDPYMNDTFKLNDGLRLGRKLLLDLTDMGMPTASEFLDMITPQYVADLISWGAIGARTTESQVHRELASGLSCPVGFKNGTDGNIKIATDAIRSASASHHFLSVTKYGHSAIIETVGNPDCHIILRGGKEPNYSAEHVGKIKEELAASGLPQKVMIDFSHANSSKQFKRQMNVSDDVSAQISGGDKAIFGVMIESHLVEGRQDLVDGKAATYGQSVTDACIGWEDTETVLRQLADAVEARRNK, from the coding sequence ATGTTCCAGACTGATGATGTAAGAATTAACAAAGTAAAAGAGTTATTACCACCTGTTGCTGTTTTAGAAAAGTTTCCAGCGACAGAAGTTGCTTCTTCTACAACCTTTGAAAGCCGCAAAGCGATCCACAATATTCTAGAAGAAAGCGACGACCGCTTGCTTGTTATTGTTGGCCCATGTTCTATTCATGACACAGAAGCTGCGCTTGAGTATGGTAAACGTTTGAAAGTGCTACGCGACGAACTAGGCGATAACCTAGAAATCGTAATGCGTGTTTACTTTGAAAAGCCACGTACAACTGTTGGTTGGAAAGGCCTAATCAATGACCCGTACATGAACGATACGTTCAAGCTAAATGATGGTCTTCGTCTTGGACGTAAGCTATTGCTTGACCTAACTGATATGGGAATGCCTACAGCAAGTGAATTCCTAGATATGATCACACCTCAATACGTAGCAGATCTAATCAGCTGGGGTGCAATCGGCGCGCGTACTACTGAATCTCAAGTTCACCGTGAATTGGCTTCTGGCTTATCTTGCCCAGTTGGTTTTAAGAATGGTACTGATGGCAACATCAAGATCGCAACAGACGCTATTCGTTCGGCAAGCGCTTCGCACCATTTCTTATCTGTAACTAAGTACGGACACTCAGCAATTATTGAAACAGTGGGTAACCCTGACTGTCATATCATTTTACGTGGCGGTAAAGAGCCAAACTACAGCGCTGAGCATGTAGGTAAAATCAAAGAAGAACTAGCAGCGTCAGGCCTTCCGCAAAAGGTAATGATTGATTTCAGCCACGCAAACAGCTCTAAGCAGTTTAAGCGTCAAATGAACGTATCTGATGACGTTAGTGCTCAAATCTCAGGCGGTGATAAAGCTATCTTTGGTGTGATGATTGAATCTCACCTTGTTGAAGGTCGCCAAGATCTTGTTGATGGTAAAGCTGCAACTTACGGCCAATCTGTTACTGATGCATGTATTGGTTGGGAAGATACTGAAACAGTACTTCGCCAGTTGGCAGACGCTGTTGAAGCTCGC